A stretch of DNA from Juglans microcarpa x Juglans regia isolate MS1-56 chromosome 5D, Jm3101_v1.0, whole genome shotgun sequence:
GTCAGAGTTGCTTTTAGACTTTGACTCTGGGGCAGAGTTAGCTCCAGCTCCTTCTTGTTGGAAcaaagttggagttggagttggagccTTAATAGGCTCGTGAGAAAGAGATTAgacacacaaaaaaaatattttcacccaatttgaataaaatctggaaacaaaacaacaaatcaagCGAATGAAATTTGTTGATCAATTGAACATGTGATACCAGATAGGAATTAGAAACCTATTGATATgattttctctatttattttgagattttaaaataatttctcatttcGTAAGATAAATCCCTGTTAGTAACtagatattaagaaaaatacatcAACATATGTATATGGCAAAAGAGGCCTGTAACACCTAAGTCCCGCATTATAAAAGGAATGATTCACGTTGATTGGATAAGTTATGAAGGTGGTGATGAATGCCAAGTCTCACATTGGCTACTTAGGAGCTGAAATTGGGCTTTACAAATGATTTTAGGGAAGCTTCAATTTGACTAGTCCTTCTGGGATTTTGGCACAAAACTAGCTCTTTCCCTCAGCCATTACATGTGGTATCAAAGCCACCTAGTAAGGCCTGTCATGTAATATTAGAGAATGTTGAGAATTTAAGAGGGCTATTTGTAACACCCCTGTCCCAAATTGAGAAAAGAAATGACTCACATAGAGTGAATAAGCTATAAAGGTGGTCATGGATGCCAAGTCCCACATTGATTATTTACTAGGTGAAATTGGGTTTTATGAGTGATTTTATCGAAGCTCCAAATCGACTAGTCTTTAGGTTTAGCCGagatgtacttataaaaaaaaaaagggtttagCCCAGATGTGCTTGGCGCTTTCCTTGagtcattatatataaaatttgtgaCTATTTGCAAAGTCCAGAAAATAAACCTATATAatcataacaacaacaacaaagcaaaattacaaaattcctattttaaatttaattaagtcTCAGGTTTGACAAACTCTCTCCCttacaaatattttgttctcagaattttatatttcttagATTTCTATACCTTATGATGTTTCTTCCTGtactactaataaaaaaaattatgtttcttCCCAAACTGAATCAAACAAACAACATTTTTCCAGCAACAAGTCCCATGCAAACCTTAATGCAAACTAGAATATGTCCTAGGGAATACTTTATCTAAggtctttttcctttctccttGCTTATCTTGACATATAAGTTAGCAAAATCTCTTAAACTTGGGCTCTACTTTTGCAAGGATACCAGGAAAGCCTATAAAGTagacatatcaaaataataataattgcaagaaaacacaattataaaattcCTGTCTTGCCCTTGAATAAAGTTTCAGGTGTGTAAAAACCTAAGATAATTCaaggcaaagaaaaaataaaaagtggtgAACAACAATTATTCtgtacaaaattaatttaacaCAACAAATCTGTAAACAGAagataatgattttaaatgaattatgaAGAGAATGCTGATGGGAGTCTTGTTATTGTCCGCAAGCAACTATGGATCACCTAATCAAAGCTCAGCATCAATTCTTGCATCATCATAATAGACTAGGGAGGTAGATGTCAAGGCAATGCTCGAGAGCTAGTGGAGATGGGACAGATAGTGGCTATGCTAGGTCCTATTTGCCTGAAATCTCAAGAGTCGTGATTCGGTAATAGATGTGGTAAATGTCAAGGCAAAGCTCGAGAGATAGAGGAGATGGGAAGGAAAATGGCTATGGCGGGTTTGATTCGCTTGAATCCCCAAGAGGCTTGATTTGGCTTGACAAAAGGTGTATGCagtggagagagagggagggaggccTATTTAATtataacagttttttttaagttgatatgCGCAGGGTTGGGCTGAGCTGGGAGAGTATGGGAAAGGAGGGCTGggctatttattaattaaagttgagttgagtttgaaACTTTTCGGACTTCTGCTTGAATTATGAATTCGACTCTTGACAACTTTTTTTAAGTCCAGCTCTGAATCTGACTTGGAACTCCGATAACTCCAACTCCAAGTACAGAGCAGGAgtcagaatttgaaaatttgtgcacATCCCCAGATGCAACCTCATATGAATACTGAACATTGTAGCATTTCTTGCACCTCCATACCACAATGGTGGTGGTGAATGCATTCTTCGGAGGAAAGGGGCCAATGATATTGAACTTCTATGGCAAGCTTTGTTGGATGATATATTCATCTTTAGGATATCATTAATTAGTTGTTGATGATAGTTAGTTTGCTTGAAGGAAGTTCATATAGATTGAATGATGATCACAGGGTAAATATTCCTTAGGAAGTTATTTTTATGCTTGCAGCTAATGATGCTTTTGAAATCTCGccttttataatgattccaaggggctccaattataacattaactagtctttttggagtataattttagacttggttTGAGTTTTTCCTTGAGTATAGTGTCTTTTCTGACGTTTTAGGTCGTTATAgattatatatgagaaaatcaCAGAAGAATTGAACATGCATTTGCTTTTGTTGCtttccaaatcaaattttgtCCATATGAAGTAAATTTACCTTTCTTGAATTGTGTGCATTGGGGTTTCTGATCATGAGCATGTCTTAGCCCACAttgttttataagtaaacaaatgtGGGCTAAAAAATGCTCACATTTTAGGCCCTTTTCCTTTAAAGTTTAGTGACCTTGGCCTTTCTGCTATGGTTTACAGGTTTCTTTGTTACAATATGGATTGCTGCTGTCATGTTCAAGTCAAATGATATTCTACGTAAACAGACCGCTCTCAAGGTACTACAATTTGTATATCtgtatttttaatgttttggtaTGGCCTACCCATTAGGGTGCAGCCTATTGATCAAGGGGCTGGCCTGGGATGAACTGTAAACTCAAACATGCTGAGTTTAATTCCACACTAGGAGTTCCCCTAAATTACCTGATATATAGTTATGGCGTGTGGGGTCATGTATCCGGGGTGTACTCCATGGGAGTGGGTTTTAAGGGCCCTGCCTTTGAAGTTctacatcattaaaaaaatgttttctcatTATTAACCAGGGTATTTTTGGTGGCTGCAGGGGAGAGAAAATTGTCTGTTCTGGCTGGGATATCTTTTGCATTTACAATTCACGTTGTTGGCGTATACTGGTGGTATCAAAATGATGATCTTTTGTATCCATTGGTGATGCTTCCTCCAAAAGCTATCCCACCTTTCTGGCATGCTATTTTCATCATTATGGTGAATGGTATGTTTTTCTATGGCTATTATTGTgaactaataaaattattgatcTTTTAGTTGGGATACATTTAGTGATTCAACATGCACTCAGTTGATCCTTCATTGTATGTCAGTGAGAAAGTTCTAAGAACATGTCACTTTGTGGAAACGTTGTTAATTTTCTTCTGAATTTTGTATTCCTATGAGCATTTCATTTTCTACTTGTGAGTGGTCTTTAGAACTCATAAATTTGTTTGTGCTCCCACATATCTGGGGAAGTATATGTTTGTGTAAATGGCATGGGAATTTTTGTCATAGCTAAAATTTTGCAGCTACACACTCACTTTTAGTGAAGGGCAGACTTCCCCTATTTTTTATGGccttttatatttatgttttgcaCGTATGGTAAGgaggtaatttgtttttttcatcACTGCAAATTTCCTTCTCTCCATCATGTCTTAGACAGAATACTCAAGCACATAATATTATTTAGTGCGGATGCTTCTTATGAgttttcgtttctttttcttattttacgaCTTTTTTGTATGGTTAGTCTTTTTTATACATAATGATAGTATGCTGGTGTGTTCTGGAGCATTGCAATAGTTTCTTATGTTGGTGTTTCTTTCAGATACCTTGGTTCGGCAGGCGGCAATGATCTTCAAGTGTATTCTATTGATGTATTACAAGAATAGTAGAGGCCGAAATTATCGTAAGCAGGTGAGCATCtggctttttttaaaaatcttatttgtGCTCTTCTGTGCTTGAGCATCTCCAATCATTGTTCTATTTTCCCATTCTTTCCATGAAGTAAAAAGTGTTAGATTAACACGATTCATATATGTATAACTTTTATTTGCCATTAACTTCTGACCAGAGATGTTCATATTTTCCAGGGTCAAATGCTTACTTTGGTCGAGTATTTGCTGCTGCTGTACCGTGCCTTACTGCCTACGCCAGTCTGGTATCGATTCTTCTTAAACAAAGAATATGGAAGCCTCTTTTCATCACTGATGACAGGGTTGTATCTTACTTTCAAGCTTACATCTGTTGTCGAGAAGGTATTATTTTCTGttagttctttttttccctAGATTCTTGTATGTtacaatgtttctgatctttttATAAAGGATTAACTTTCTGTCAAGAGTTCATTTTTCGACGTGCctattttcttctcctccaaccctccttttgtttttcccttCTCTGGGCGGTAATGTTCAGGTGCAATCCTTCTTTGTGGCATTAAAGGCATTATCACGTAAAGAGGTGCATTATGGGGCTTGTGCAACATCAGAGCAGGTAATGTGGATTTCCTTTCTCACATGCAAACACAGACACACATCCAAACACAGATGCATGGTCTTTCAGCTTCTTTTTATCTCTTTCTGGTATGAAAGGAATTATCACAATGTCAAAAGAAAGTAGTTGAGGCTTGGAACAGTTAGGCTGCAGACACAGCTGGTTTTTCTGTCCCATTGActgttctttttcctttctgtaGCATTTTGTTATGCATAGAAGCAAATCACCTTATATTCGATTACTAGTCATAGTCCCTTAACAGCCTATCACTTTGTGCATGTTTGTGTGCATGCAGTTCGGGTTTGCATGCGTGCGTACATGTGTACATATGCTGATATTTGAAGTATTCTTCTGTTGCACACCatacttattttcttttactgatATGGTTAAACTAATGCAAGCTTTTACACTAGGAttgaatttttccttttccttttcttttagtttttaatttgtagTATATGATTTAAACCCAGGGATTCCAACAGATGACATCCATCATCTTTGTAATTATGTCAATACGTGTTTAAGCAGCTACAATCCCGCTGCAAAGTAGCTTGTTGACCTTTTTTTGTGATAGGTAATCAAAAATCTTATTGAATAATGCAAAAGGACGTCTGAGATAGAAACACCTAATTAGAAACGAAATAATGAAAACTCAGCCCATTAAATCTATAATAGatgtaggggtgtcaaatcgtgttaacggatCGTGCTCGTGTCATGTCAAGGTatgtacattacacttaatGGGTCAACACGAACACTACCTGTTAAGGatttcgtgtcaaaatttcaaacccgaACACGACACGGTAAGATAAcaggttgacacgacacgacccgttatgacccgttaatgaataagaaataaattgacacggcacgacacgacacgacccgtttcaacccgtttacgttaatgggttgaacagacacgacacgacccgtttcaacccgtttaatctgattgattttatataaatatttaaatataaataatatctataaaaaataaaaaattaactacaagtctaaaattacaatttaaacaaatataatgtacacacattgtaataatattcattatcaaaattacatcccaaatataataaacaaaacacacatagtaaatatattaatgttacaacttacaatcccaaatataataaaaacacggatctaaacaaatttagaggTTGAAGAATGAGGTGGAGCGCCCTCCTTGCCCTTGTTGTTTTCCAACTCCATGCAAGTCCTCGACAATTACATTTGAAATCCCACCAGACATCTCACTACCTATTCCAACCCCAGAGAAGGTTGGTGTGGTGCCGGAAACTCTCCTGACAATGATGTTTGCGCTTGGAAGGGCAATGGCGATTCCTTATTGGTCCCAACCACTCTTCAGTGTTCACTGCAACAAGATCATCCCCACTCTCAATGTAACAGTCTTCAATGCACACATTGTTGCTCAAGTCTGCAAATTGGATGTTAATGCTCAAGATAAGTTTATTATGCCCTTTTGCTTTAAGAGGATTGGCAGTCCACTGCATCAGGAATATAAGAGAATGAGGAAACAAGATAACCTGGATTGATACCATCAGTATTTGGTGCGTTGAGAGGAGCCAAGATTGTCATGCCTTTGATAACAACATTACTGAAACAAATAGAATAAATAGTTAGCACATATGAAGTATAACATATCAAAGTAGCAGGTCAGAAAACAAATCAATACCTCTCTATTTCATATGAGATTACATCAAAGTAACATATCAAAGGAGCAGGTCAGAAAACAAATCAAAGTAGTagatcaaaaaacaaaatgacaaaCATATGAAAATGGCATGAGATTACAGAGAAAGCGAAGTGGGATGACACCAGCCCCCAAAATTTGTGGCGTTGCAAACAAGTCAAGCCTGCAGCAGAAAATAATCCACAATCAAACTTCTAACTTAGGAATCGGAAGAAAGCATAcgaacatgaaataaaatgcAGGCATATCTAGAAAACTCCCCTTGCCTTGAGCACCGCCATGGACAAGATTGTAATGCTCTGTCACCTGCACATTGCCCCAGTGGGAAATCTCGATCTCCCGTACCAACTCCTGAGCAATTGCAAAGGGTTGATTTGCCTCAAAGTGCTTGATTCGTTCATTTgtcatagaaaaaaaatgaacgaATCAAGCACTTTTTCTTCGGAGATCTGATCTTGTGATTTACATGTAATTAGATTTCAAACGCAGTACTCACAATataatacatgcatacatacgcGTATAAGTAAATATTGGAGCAGATCAGAGTGTGTGAGATTCGAAAACCACCAAACAAGCCCTAGATTCACAAAATAGATAAAAGCAACGAAAATTGAACTTCTTATCAGAAAGAAGTATAAATTTAGCGCAAGAGTCAGAAAACGAAATACCAAATCAAGCATCGGATTAGGCGCAAAACTGGATTCAATAATAGCAAATAtcattctgaaaaaaaaaaaaagaagggaaatggGGTGAGGGAGGAAGACGTCTTTTAGAGCACCTCAGCAGAGCTACCACGTGGCTCGTGGAGGACGACGAGGCCATTAACGCCCTTGCAGAGCTCAACAGTAGGAGGACTGGAAGAAGGCGCCAATGGATTCGCCGAAGGAGTAGAGAGACCCTTTTCGCTACTCATAGATTTAGGCTTGAAGTCGAAGagagaaaggggggggggggggggcggcaTGAGAagttagaagtttgagaaaaagaaaactgaggGGCGGCGTggttaggtttagggttttttgaattttagggtataaaggtaaattcaattttcttaacgggtcataacgggttgacctgtTAGTGACctgttaagcaatcgtgtcttaacgggtcaacctgttttgatccgaacccgttaaggctaaaccctaacccgcttttatcgtgtcgtgttcgtattgggttaatgggtcatgtcacatattgccacccctaactTATAGATGCCCAAAGATTCAAAGTATTGAAGAAGGTTTTAAGCTCATCCCTTGTCCGCTTGTGGTCTTTAAAATCTTCGTCCCTCCATATACACCACACCAAGCGGATGGGAACCATCTTCCACGCTGCTGCAATTTGAAGATTGCCATGTAATCCTCTCCAGTTAGCAAAGAGGTGGACTATCCTTTTAGGCATAGTCCAAGATAACTCAACTCTCACAAGGAAGTTGTTTCATAAGGCTCTAGCAACCTCGCAATGGAGTAAGAGGTGGTCTACAAATTCCCCATACTTTCTGCACATGCAACACCTTGCCAACCTATCATTGGGATAGTACAATGCAATTGAATTATACAAAACATTGGTTTTTGGCTTAGTCCATGGTTTGGCAGGGGTTCCTTGCACATTTTCTTACGTTAAACATCGTTTGGGAAGTAAAAAAACATAAGAGTTTAAATGACTCAATAAAAAGGCTGAAGTTGTGATGTCACACTTTAATATCAACAGTTTTCATTGGGGCCTTGCTTAGTCTAAGATTTTGAGGTTTTCTTGCATCTCATTCAGTTTTTGTGAAAATTCAGGGCCTGTCTAGGATTTCaagtttttatgtat
This window harbors:
- the LOC121265009 gene encoding RING finger and transmembrane domain-containing protein 2 isoform X2, which translates into the protein MDTSGNNPDTPHRRRYGLPSASSIIQAPLSALLEYSGLVRGSTARSNHQETEGLIHGRVSSLHAQDQPTTASATNHGEVSIRIIGAGEHDHDDREATGTGTATATATATPTGLVVGQHQGGEVAASNEMAGMASETREGDSRIERGGVGDGISQSVNASADGEAADASAANGRDSSYQRYDIQQAARWIEQVLPFSLLLLVVFIRQHLQGFFVTIWIAAVMFKSNDILRKQTALKGERKLSVLAGISFAFTIHVVGVYWWYQNDDLLYPLVMLPPKAIPPFWHAIFIIMVNDTLVRQAAMIFKCILLMYYKNSRGRNYRKQGQMLTLVEYLLLLYRALLPTPVWYRFFLNKEYGSLFSSLMTGLYLTFKLTSVVEKVQSFFVALKALSRKEVHYGACATSEQGFQQMTSIIFVIMSIRV